A DNA window from Camelina sativa cultivar DH55 chromosome 17, Cs, whole genome shotgun sequence contains the following coding sequences:
- the LOC104759829 gene encoding uncharacterized protein LOC104759829, giving the protein MELQKTLSVHAWRRLFTFKIWKSDKERVIATCVDKKSRYGEKASAQILAELLQSKFANGKKGPRACELPSMVLEELNVTITYMKAWNAKELAIEAARGNEEDNYRFLATYFQLVKKTNPGTISDMHTTVKKETGKTLFKYLFFAFGASIAGYKYLRKVIVIDGTTMKGKYKGCLVAASVQDGNMQIYPLGFGVVEKENDAGWAWFFRNLQKFVPDEEDLVFVSDRHLAIYSALAKVYPLAHHATCTVHLFRNVKHNFGCEGLVGRVSKAALAYTVGDFRYWWREIKHRDQRCADYQTEIGFPHWTLSHFPENRYNIMSSNISESLNAAMKKAVEYPIVSMVEFIRAMLMRWFWCRRKLAGKTNSKCTPEIEDLLIDHLKESKDCGVLSVSNWIYQINDGNSCVFTVDLERKTCTCRVFDVLKIPCCHALSTCRYEGLIMPVPNEKDEDLPAEVADGDVNPPRTARGGDRPKKKRIPSKGEVHHNIRPPPEARSGSRYIAPPQWHFFGMPNLPFLRSRELMDEAAEGDDEDC; this is encoded by the exons ATGGAACTACAGAAGACTTTGTCTGTTCATGCTTGGAGAAGGCTTTTCACATTCAAAATTTGGAAGTCTGACAAAGAGAGAGTCATTGCTACTTGCGTAGATAAGAA GTCTAGATATGGTGAGAAGGCCTCAGCTCAGATACTAGCCGAGTTATTGCAGTCTAAATTTGCCAACGGGAAGAAAGGGCCTAGGGCTTGTGAATTGCCTAGTATGGTTTTAGAAGAGCTAAACGTTACTATTACTTACATGAAAGCATGGAACGCGAAAGAACTGGCTATTGAGGCTGCACGTGGGAATGAGGAAGATAATTATCGTTTTTTGGCAACTTATTTCCAATTGGTGAAGAAAACCAATCCGGGAACAATAAGCGACATGCACACAACCGTTAAGAAGGAGACGGGTAAAACATTGTTCAAAtatctcttctttgcttttggGGCTTCCATCGCCGGCTATAAGTACTTGCGAAAGGTTATAGTGATAGATGGCACTACAATGAAAGGAAAGTATAAAGGGTGTTTGGTTGCAGCTAGCGTACAAGACGGGAATATGCAGATTTATCCTCTTGGATTTGGTGTAGTTGAGAAAGAGAATGATGCTGGTTGGGCATGGTTTTTTAGGAATCTGCAAAAATTTGTCCCTGACGAGGAAGACCTTGTGTTTGTTTCTGACAGACATCTGGCTATTTACTCTGCTCTTGCGAAGGTTTACCCACTTGCGCACCATGCTACCTGTACTGTTCATCTATTTAGGAACGTGAAACATAACTTTGGTTGCGAAGGTCTAGTTGGAAGAGTTTCTAAAGCTGCACTAGCCTATACGGTTGGTGATTTTAGGTATTGGTGGAGAGAAATAAAGCATCGTGATCAAAGGTGTGCGGATTATCAGACGGAAATAGGTTTTCCTCATTGGACACTTTCACACTTCCCCGAAAATAGGTACAATATAATGAGTAGCAACATTTCAGAGTCACTCAACGCAGCAATGAAGAAGGCTGTTGAATATCCGATTGTGTCAATGGTTGAATTCATTAGGGCGATGCTGATGAGGTGGTTTTGGTGTAGGAGGAAATTAGCCGGCAAAACAAATAGTAAGTGTACTCCCGAAATAGAGGATTTGTTAATAGACCATCTCAAAGAGTCAAAAGATTGTGGTGTGTTATCAGTTAGTAACTGGATTTACCAAATCAACGATGGGAATAGTTGTGTTTTCACGGTTGATTTGGAGAGAAAAACATGCACATGTAGGGTTTTTGATGTTCTCAAAATTCCATGCTGTCATGCTTTGTCTACATGTCGA TATGAAGGCCTCATTATGCCGGTCccaaatgagaaagatgaagacCTTCCAGCTGAGGTGGCAGATGGTGATGTTAATCCACCGCGAACAGCTCGGGGTGGTGACAGGCCAAAGAAGAAACGTATTCCTTCGAAGGGAGAAGTGCATCAC AACATCCGGCCGCCACCAGAAGCCAGATCTGGTTCAAGATACATCGCCCCACCACAATGGCATTTCTTTGGGATGCCAAACTTACCGTTTCTACGGTCACGGGAATTGATGGACGAGGCAGCTGagggagatgatgaagattgttgA
- the LOC104758120 gene encoding shikimate O-hydroxycinnamoyltransferase-like, protein MKINILDSTIVRPAAETPTTNLWNSHVDLIIAKYHTPSVYFYRPTGASNFFDPQVLKDALSKALVPFYPMAGRLKKDNDGRIEIDCNGAGVLFVVADTPSVIDDLGEFAPSLTLRQLIPDVDYSVGVHTLPLLVLQVTFFKCGGASLGVGMQHHVADGFSGLHFINTWSDMARGLDLTIPPFIDRTVLRARNPPQPAFHHVEYQPSPTMRIPSSTQGLDDTTVSIFKISRDMLVALKTKSKQDGNTVSYSSYEVLAGHVWRSVCKARGLPDDQETKLYVAIDGRSRLRPQLPPGYFGNVIFSATPLTFAGDLLSKPTWYAAVLIHDVIVRMDDKYLRSALDYLEMQPDLSALVRCASTYKCPNLGITSWVRLPMYDADFGWGRPIFVGPGAIAYEGLSFLLPSPTNDGSLSLAISLQSEHMKLFEKFLYEI, encoded by the exons ATGAAAATCAACATCCTAGATTCCACCATTGTCCGGCCTGCCGCCGAGACCCCAACCACTAATCTTTGGAACTCCCACGTTGATCTCATCATCGCTAAGTACCACACCCCAAGTGTCTACTTCTACAGACCAACCGGTGCCTCCAATTTCTTTGACCCTCAGGTCCTCAAGGACGCTCTTTCAAAGGCACTCGTACCCTTTTACCCCATGGCTGGTCGCTTGAAGAAAGACAATGATGGCCGTATCGAGATCGATTGCAATGGCGCGGGTGTTCTCTTCGTTGTCGCCGATACTCCCTCTGTCATCGATGATCTTGGGGAATTCGCTCCTTCCCTCACTCTCCGCCAGCTTATTCCAGATGTTGATTACTCCGTCGGCGTCCACACTTTACCGCTCCTCGTCTTGCAG GTGACCTTCTTTAAATGTGGGGGAGCTTCCCTTGGGGTTGGCATGCAACACCACGTGGCTGATGGTTTCTCTGGTCTCCATTTTATCAATACATGGTCTGATATGGCCCGTGGTCTTGACCTTACCATTCCACCCTTCATTGATCGGACCGTCCTCCGTGCTAGGAACCCGCCTCAGCCTGCTTTTCATCATGTTGAATATCAGCCTTCCCCCACTATGAGGATCCCGTCCTCCACACAAGGCCTTGATGATACGACCGTctctattttcaaaatatcacGCGACATGCTTGTTGCTCTCAAGACTAAATCTAAGCAGGATGGGAACACTGTAAGCTACAGCTCATACGAGGTCTTGGCTGGCCACGTGTGGAGATCAGTGTGCAAAGCGCGCGGACTTCCAGACGACCAAGAGACCAAACTGTACGTTGCAATTGATGGAAGGTCCAGACTTCGCCCGCAGCTGCCCCCTGGTTACTTTGGCAATGTGATATTCAGTGCGACACCATTAACCTTTGCAGGGGATCTTTTATCAAAGCCAACATGGTATGCTGCAGTGCTGATTCATGATGTTATAGTTCGCATGGACGATAAATATCTGAGGTCTGCTCTTGACTACTTGGAGATGCAGCCTGATCTGTCAGCACTGGTCCGCTGTGCATCTACCTACAAATGCCCAAATTTGGGAATCACAAGCTGGGTCAGATTACCCATGTATGATGCAGACTTTGGTTGGGGTCGTCCCATATTTGTGGGACCTGGTGCAATTGCATACGAGGGTTTATCTTTTTTGCTGCCAAGTCCTACAAATGATGGCAGCTTATCCTTGGCAATTTCCCTCCAATCTGAACACATGAAACTGTTTGAGAAGTTTTTGTACGAGATATGa